A part of Myxococcus landrumus genomic DNA contains:
- a CDS encoding HEAT repeat domain-containing protein, translated as MDLARLELAIQRVRRAPDPGGLAFIAEFGEQANPHAGELVAGLMGHRNADVRVFAARTVGLIQHAEARDALVACLDDVVDWRLVLAAAESLGRLRAAKAIESLERVSAAHWFPPVRDAARKSIRVIRGEDTFASEKSPRDSFFTFFDAWTRERNLLRPALTQAPDELPPPVLVQRTFTSMEEGREAETLGRLVAKRRQPTCGLRVPGGFLLGLDRGEWRGTLAYQSEDATQESFIAWDNIHGLHRVGSRIFAVTGLAHLGGNEGHLFLVEPRESTYAITPWRELPGAPEYSGWLPDGRLCIVCIGACVVVTLDGALQALEASEAPLPPA; from the coding sequence ATGGACCTTGCCCGTCTTGAATTGGCCATCCAGCGGGTTCGCAGGGCGCCTGACCCGGGGGGCCTCGCGTTTATCGCGGAGTTTGGTGAACAGGCGAACCCTCATGCGGGTGAGCTCGTGGCTGGATTGATGGGGCACCGCAACGCGGATGTCCGCGTCTTCGCGGCGCGCACCGTGGGCCTCATTCAGCATGCCGAGGCCCGGGATGCGCTCGTGGCGTGCCTCGATGACGTGGTGGACTGGCGACTGGTGCTCGCCGCGGCGGAGTCGCTCGGGCGGCTTCGTGCGGCGAAGGCCATTGAGTCTTTGGAGCGGGTGTCGGCGGCCCACTGGTTTCCTCCCGTGCGTGATGCGGCTCGGAAGTCCATTCGCGTCATTCGGGGCGAAGACACATTCGCCTCGGAGAAGTCTCCCCGAGACTCCTTCTTCACGTTCTTCGACGCGTGGACTCGCGAGCGAAACTTGCTTCGACCCGCGCTCACCCAGGCGCCAGATGAGTTGCCTCCGCCCGTCCTCGTCCAGCGGACCTTTACCTCCATGGAGGAGGGCCGAGAGGCGGAGACCCTGGGCCGCCTCGTCGCGAAGCGCAGGCAACCCACCTGTGGACTGCGCGTTCCGGGAGGATTCCTCCTGGGCCTGGACCGGGGGGAGTGGCGAGGGACGCTCGCGTATCAGTCCGAAGATGCCACCCAGGAGTCCTTCATCGCCTGGGACAACATTCACGGCCTGCACAGGGTCGGCTCACGAATCTTCGCCGTGACAGGGCTGGCCCATCTGGGAGGCAACGAGGGGCACCTGTTCCTCGTGGAGCCAAGAGAGTCGACCTACGCCATCACGCCGTGGCGCGAGCTTCCCGGTGCGCCCGAGTATTCGGGCTGGCTCCCGGACGGCCGGCTGTGCATCGTGTGTATCGGGGCGTGCGTGGTGGTCACGCTCGATGGCGCGCTCCAAGCGCTGGAGGCCTCGGAGGCGCCTTTGCCGCCTGCGTGA
- a CDS encoding Hsp70 family protein — MHKEPIIGIDLGTTNSCAAIVEDSGNVKLIPYKGGEYTIPSIFAIDDKGNELIGYEAKRQWQLNPRNTVYGSKRLVGRTFGSDVVDTMKKVVAYNMRPGKKNEVTLDVGKKEFTLQEVSAKILGKIREVASNYLKTPIKRAVVTVPAYFNDRQRQSVKDAGKLIDLEVVRIINEPTAAALAYGVGKGLKEKVVIYDLGGGTFDVSIIEIRDRVFEVKSTGGDVFLGGIDFDNAIIHHVLKDFAAKTGIDLATDPVAMQRIKDLAERTKIDLSARDEVPFNIPFITMTSQGQPLNIEMKFTRKMLEQLTNHLVDRTLQMVARVLVDSGLSTKDVDEVMLVGGQTRMPIVQDRLTKFFGKPPSKGVHPDEAVAIGAALYAHSLQDDTNLRIQLLDVIPMAIGLEKAGGAFHVVFPRNAPIPNAKQLLATTSMDNQTELAMRIFQGDHEMVVRNDMLGEFTFSGIQQARAGGVQVEITFDVNVEGILSMRARDPATGREMNTTVRVTQS; from the coding sequence ATGCACAAGGAGCCCATCATCGGCATCGACCTCGGCACGACGAACTCGTGCGCGGCGATTGTCGAAGACAGCGGGAACGTCAAGCTCATCCCCTACAAGGGCGGTGAGTACACCATCCCCTCCATCTTCGCGATCGACGACAAGGGGAACGAGCTCATCGGCTACGAGGCCAAGCGCCAGTGGCAGCTCAACCCGCGCAACACCGTGTACGGCTCCAAGCGCCTGGTGGGGCGGACGTTCGGCAGCGACGTCGTGGACACGATGAAGAAGGTCGTGGCGTACAACATGCGCCCCGGCAAGAAGAACGAAGTCACCCTGGACGTGGGCAAGAAGGAGTTCACCCTCCAGGAAGTGAGCGCGAAGATCCTCGGGAAGATTCGCGAGGTCGCCTCCAACTACCTGAAGACGCCCATCAAGCGCGCGGTGGTGACGGTTCCGGCCTACTTCAATGACCGGCAGCGCCAGTCGGTGAAGGACGCCGGCAAGCTCATCGACCTCGAGGTGGTGCGCATCATCAACGAGCCCACCGCGGCCGCGCTCGCCTACGGCGTGGGCAAGGGCCTGAAGGAGAAGGTCGTCATCTACGACCTGGGCGGCGGCACCTTCGACGTCTCCATCATCGAGATTCGGGACCGCGTCTTCGAGGTGAAGTCCACCGGCGGCGACGTGTTCCTGGGCGGCATCGACTTCGACAACGCCATCATCCACCACGTCCTCAAGGACTTCGCGGCCAAGACGGGCATCGACCTGGCCACGGACCCGGTGGCGATGCAGCGAATCAAGGACCTGGCCGAGCGCACGAAGATCGACCTCTCCGCGCGCGACGAGGTGCCCTTCAACATCCCCTTCATCACGATGACGTCCCAGGGCCAGCCCCTGAACATCGAGATGAAGTTCACCCGGAAGATGCTGGAGCAGCTCACCAACCACCTCGTGGACCGCACGCTGCAGATGGTCGCCCGGGTGCTGGTGGATTCCGGACTGTCCACCAAGGACGTGGACGAGGTGATGCTGGTGGGCGGGCAGACGCGCATGCCCATCGTCCAGGACCGGCTGACGAAGTTCTTCGGCAAGCCTCCGAGCAAGGGCGTGCACCCGGACGAGGCCGTCGCCATCGGCGCGGCGCTCTACGCGCACTCCCTCCAGGACGACACCAACCTGCGCATCCAGTTGTTGGATGTGATTCCCATGGCCATCGGCCTGGAGAAGGCCGGCGGCGCCTTCCACGTCGTCTTCCCGCGCAACGCGCCCATCCCCAACGCCAAGCAGCTCCTGGCCACGACGAGCATGGACAACCAGACCGAGCTGGCCATGCGCATCTTCCAGGGCGACCACGAGATGGTGGTGCGCAACGACATGCTGGGAGAGTTCACCTTCTCCGGCATCCAGCAGGCGCGCGCGGGCGGCGTGCAGGTGGAGATCACCTTCGACGTGAACGTGGAAGGCATCCTCTCCATGCGCGCCCGGGACCCGGCCACCGGCCGGGAGATGAACACCACGGTGCGCGTGACGCAGAGCTAG
- a CDS encoding carotenoid oxygenase family protein: MNEAPKPSVSPLPFPVPRDEPPPAPPHEPDGTTYPGLQVPPGPRPGMPHNAMTSDRTPYTREPLKVLAGTLPPDLHGHVYVAGPSVHAGSPALASDGLVLRLDFDGAHATFSSAIMKTPSYYAREPINEGETARGPITRYLQEFRDTTLSDVSIGYGAQEAPNTAPFLVEGENMLLVTTDAGRPWAIHPITLKAYTPLGYKREWKPAVPAPWAFPLLQSTAHPAFAPEPAVPISPEKESQQKPRLFFTNHAPKWPLGDGWTQLVTWDTWENRLHHWALMDAATGKPVVTQSLHQIAVTRDYVVLLDSNFPVNFWSIAAQAALPGMTRVQRFVDRVTSEPSYPQAVFWVVKRSDLRPSPGTLSRDDPPRIPAYRFQSGGGGLHFAARYENPDDIITLVAGHSPSEDLSHTLEEGDLLINGNHAQAYQQGMPTAVPMTRSSLGVHRIDMRRLRIESRLYAHDDFTWGLTVFSNSGLINGELETNLRMYLREVPRPPTQDGSDDVGSGVKWGIPDEDLAIYFNSDGFTADMVPEHLYQLYKPIVGDKAGLPIQEGRAASFFKFFIHSGRFEGYVLPTGWFGFAPQFVPSIKLPKVPYWKGYVVALVVSDPTPDLPPNSTGDEVWIFDSENIAKGPICRLGSRNFDVGMTLHTTFLPPGLGDILTGNIPDGPPYAVNVREDYNVDEIQKAYEDWLPGLFPRIPKALFAPWRVGVRWALNFPKLRKVFERDVYPHFPLRPPEKHSKNE; this comes from the coding sequence ATGAACGAAGCGCCCAAGCCATCCGTGTCTCCTCTTCCCTTCCCCGTCCCGCGCGACGAGCCACCTCCCGCGCCTCCCCATGAGCCGGACGGAACCACGTACCCCGGACTCCAGGTGCCACCAGGCCCCCGGCCGGGCATGCCGCACAACGCGATGACGTCCGACCGGACGCCGTACACGCGCGAGCCCCTCAAGGTGCTCGCGGGCACCCTGCCGCCGGACCTTCACGGCCACGTCTACGTCGCGGGGCCCAGCGTGCACGCGGGCTCGCCGGCCCTGGCCTCGGATGGACTGGTGCTGCGGCTCGACTTCGACGGCGCGCACGCGACCTTCAGCTCGGCCATCATGAAGACGCCGTCGTACTACGCGCGCGAGCCCATCAACGAAGGTGAGACGGCACGCGGCCCCATCACGCGCTATCTCCAGGAGTTCCGAGACACCACGCTCTCGGATGTCTCGATTGGCTACGGCGCGCAGGAGGCCCCCAACACGGCGCCCTTCCTCGTCGAAGGTGAGAACATGTTGCTGGTCACCACGGACGCGGGCCGTCCGTGGGCCATCCACCCGATCACCCTCAAGGCGTATACGCCGCTCGGCTACAAGCGGGAGTGGAAGCCCGCGGTGCCAGCGCCGTGGGCATTCCCGCTGCTGCAGAGCACCGCGCACCCCGCCTTCGCCCCCGAGCCCGCGGTCCCCATCTCTCCGGAGAAGGAGTCTCAGCAGAAGCCGCGCCTGTTCTTCACCAACCACGCCCCCAAGTGGCCCCTGGGTGACGGCTGGACGCAGCTGGTGACGTGGGACACCTGGGAGAACCGCCTCCACCACTGGGCGCTCATGGACGCGGCCACGGGAAAGCCCGTGGTGACCCAGTCGCTCCACCAGATCGCCGTCACGCGCGACTACGTGGTGCTGCTCGACAGCAACTTCCCGGTCAACTTCTGGAGCATCGCGGCGCAGGCGGCGCTGCCCGGGATGACGCGGGTGCAGCGCTTCGTGGACCGGGTCACCTCCGAGCCGTCGTATCCCCAGGCGGTGTTCTGGGTGGTGAAGCGCTCGGACCTGCGTCCTTCTCCCGGCACGTTGTCTCGCGACGACCCGCCGCGCATCCCCGCGTACCGCTTCCAGTCTGGAGGCGGCGGCCTGCACTTCGCCGCGCGCTACGAGAATCCCGACGACATCATCACCTTGGTCGCGGGGCACTCGCCCTCCGAGGACCTGTCTCACACCCTCGAGGAAGGAGACCTGCTCATCAACGGCAACCACGCGCAGGCCTATCAGCAGGGCATGCCCACCGCGGTGCCAATGACGCGCAGCTCGCTGGGCGTGCATCGCATCGACATGCGCCGGCTGCGCATCGAGTCGCGGCTGTACGCGCATGACGACTTCACCTGGGGCCTCACCGTGTTCTCCAACTCGGGCCTCATCAACGGTGAGCTCGAGACGAACCTGCGGATGTACCTGCGCGAGGTTCCTCGCCCGCCGACGCAGGACGGCTCGGACGATGTCGGGAGCGGAGTGAAGTGGGGCATCCCGGATGAGGACCTCGCCATCTACTTCAACTCGGATGGCTTCACGGCGGACATGGTCCCCGAGCACCTGTACCAGCTCTACAAGCCCATCGTCGGAGACAAGGCGGGCCTGCCCATCCAGGAGGGCCGGGCGGCGAGCTTCTTCAAGTTCTTCATCCACTCCGGCCGCTTCGAGGGGTACGTGCTCCCCACGGGCTGGTTCGGCTTCGCGCCGCAGTTCGTGCCGAGCATCAAGCTGCCGAAGGTGCCCTACTGGAAGGGCTACGTCGTCGCGTTGGTGGTGTCCGACCCGACGCCGGACCTTCCGCCCAACTCCACGGGCGACGAGGTGTGGATCTTCGACTCGGAGAACATCGCGAAGGGTCCCATCTGCCGGCTGGGCAGCAGGAACTTCGACGTGGGCATGACACTGCACACGACGTTCCTCCCACCGGGACTCGGGGACATCCTCACGGGCAACATCCCCGATGGGCCTCCGTACGCCGTCAACGTGCGCGAGGACTACAACGTGGATGAGATCCAGAAGGCCTACGAGGACTGGCTGCCGGGCCTGTTCCCGCGCATCCCGAAGGCGCTCTTCGCGCCGTGGCGGGTGGGCGTGCGGTGGGCGCTCAACTTCCCGAAGCTGCGCAAGGTCTTCGAGCGGGACGTGTATCCCCACTTCCCGCTCCGACCGCCCGAGAAGCACTCGAAGAACGAGTGA
- the crtI gene encoding phytoene desaturase family protein translates to MNPSTRVMGDTRRGGKRVLVIGSGFGGLAAAVRLAARGWKVTVLERREGPGGRARAFHQDGFTFDAGPTVITCPYLLEELWTLAGQRMSDHVTLRPVTPLYRMRFPDGSTFDYHAERDAMLQSVRSFSPRDVAGYEALSARVERMYEAGIGPLMSAPVPNALSLAAYTPALLREEAFRSMYGLVSKHVKDERLRQALSFHPLLIGGSPFLPASAVYTSIQYVERRWGSYFPVGGTGALVRGLVALLESLGGEVRFNSEVSEITLDDRTATGVRLGSGEWLGADAVVSNADAAWTYRYLLPNHVRDHWSDDRVQQARYSMSVFLWYFGTRRQYPGVAHHTLLFGRDFRGMFEGLSGTGPASEEPLLYLHRPTATDAALAPEGHDAFYVLAPVPHLGAGSNWKARADVFRGELSRRLSRTVLPGLESELVTSRVFTPEDFRDELRSFRGAAFSFAPTLLQSTFLRAQAKSEDVERLYLVGAGTHPGAGLPAVLCSAKILDAVMSGL, encoded by the coding sequence ATGAATCCTTCAACCAGGGTGATGGGGGACACACGGCGAGGCGGCAAGCGTGTGCTCGTCATCGGCAGTGGTTTCGGTGGATTGGCCGCCGCGGTCCGCCTGGCCGCGCGAGGTTGGAAGGTCACCGTCCTGGAGCGCCGAGAAGGACCGGGTGGCCGGGCGCGTGCCTTCCACCAGGACGGCTTCACCTTCGACGCGGGCCCGACGGTCATCACCTGTCCGTACCTGCTCGAGGAGTTGTGGACGCTGGCGGGGCAACGCATGTCCGACCACGTCACGTTGCGGCCGGTGACGCCGCTGTATCGCATGCGGTTTCCGGATGGCTCCACGTTCGACTACCACGCCGAACGGGATGCGATGCTTCAGTCCGTCCGGAGCTTCTCGCCGAGAGATGTGGCGGGCTACGAGGCCCTCTCCGCGCGCGTCGAGCGGATGTACGAAGCGGGCATCGGTCCGTTGATGAGTGCTCCGGTGCCGAACGCCTTGAGCCTCGCGGCCTACACGCCGGCCCTGTTGCGTGAGGAGGCCTTCCGGTCGATGTACGGCCTGGTCTCGAAGCACGTGAAGGATGAGCGGCTGCGGCAGGCGCTGAGCTTTCATCCGCTCCTCATCGGCGGCAGTCCGTTCCTTCCCGCGAGCGCGGTGTACACGTCCATCCAGTACGTGGAGCGACGCTGGGGCTCGTACTTCCCCGTGGGGGGCACGGGTGCGTTGGTGCGTGGGCTCGTGGCCCTGCTCGAGTCACTGGGCGGAGAGGTCCGCTTCAACAGCGAGGTATCGGAAATCACGTTGGATGACCGCACTGCGACAGGGGTGCGGCTGGGGTCGGGAGAGTGGCTTGGCGCGGACGCGGTGGTGTCCAACGCGGATGCGGCGTGGACCTACCGGTACCTTCTGCCGAACCACGTTCGCGACCACTGGTCGGATGACCGGGTCCAGCAGGCGCGATACTCGATGAGCGTGTTCCTCTGGTACTTCGGCACGCGCCGTCAGTACCCAGGGGTAGCGCACCACACGCTGCTGTTTGGCCGCGACTTCCGAGGCATGTTCGAGGGCTTGTCGGGCACGGGCCCGGCGTCCGAGGAACCCCTGCTGTACCTGCATCGGCCCACGGCGACGGACGCGGCCTTGGCGCCCGAGGGACATGATGCCTTCTATGTCCTCGCGCCCGTGCCGCACCTGGGCGCGGGCTCCAACTGGAAGGCGAGGGCGGACGTGTTCCGCGGTGAGCTGTCGCGGAGGTTGTCGCGCACCGTGCTGCCCGGGCTGGAGTCGGAGCTCGTGACGTCCCGCGTCTTCACCCCAGAGGACTTCCGGGACGAGCTCCGCTCCTTCCGAGGCGCGGCGTTCAGCTTCGCGCCCACGTTGTTGCAGTCCACCTTCCTCAGAGCCCAGGCGAAGAGCGAGGATGTGGAGCGGCTGTACCTGGTCGGGGCGGGCACCCACCCCGGAGCGGGGCTGCCCGCCGTGTTGTGCTCAGCCAAGATCCTGGACGCGGTCATGTCCGGGCTGTGA
- a CDS encoding protein kinase domain-containing protein, protein MNEQDLSQPRVIGGRYVLERMLAGGGMGTVWVAMDPKLQRRVALKLMASHCAPTTHSLRQFEWEAQAIARFQSPHVIQVHDCDLAGETPYIVMELLEGEDLESLLNRRGRLSLAMVERLLAQASHALTAAHAAGVIHRDLKPANLFLSRSASGEVVKVLDFGLALLTQGGAAQPHPDEEMAGTPRYMSPEQLRSLSPRLDHRCDLWALAVVAYRALTGQHPFPLESLRQMRLGNTPPAAVPPSTLVPELGAEVDAFFARALDLEPSARFQSAHELSSAFSSRVEAGRPFRPAKVLVVDDEPDVAVMMEQSFRKQIRRSVYQFLFAADGEEALEELRQHPDTAVVLCDINMPRMDGLTFLSRVGEVSALVRVVIVSAYGDMSNLRTAMNRGAFDFITKPIDFPDLEATLVKTLKHVRELRRTVRYTEENGLLRMFVPGGVLERIPPMLQGTEAMAGEWVEGTVVFIDVDGFTPVLRQEAPPESLRRLNANFEAIVPEVLARGGTVDKFVGDAVMALFRGPEHVDRAMEACLAIRRQLETLALRGGESAPYAHGVCMGLDSGDLVSGSIGAKASGRLDYTVLGDAVNTAARLASLARRGQVLLSDRTRTRAREPYVYAPLGEQQLPGTATSLTVFELLRGDGARAVAPEDTTPLVGSVGV, encoded by the coding sequence ATGAACGAACAAGACCTGTCTCAGCCGCGTGTCATCGGCGGGCGATACGTCCTGGAGCGAATGCTCGCGGGCGGTGGAATGGGCACCGTTTGGGTGGCGATGGACCCCAAGCTCCAGCGCCGGGTGGCGCTCAAGCTGATGGCGAGTCATTGCGCGCCCACGACGCATTCCTTGCGCCAGTTCGAGTGGGAAGCCCAGGCCATCGCCCGCTTCCAGAGTCCCCACGTCATCCAGGTCCACGACTGTGACCTCGCGGGCGAGACGCCCTACATCGTCATGGAGTTGCTGGAGGGCGAGGACCTCGAGTCGTTGCTGAACCGGCGCGGCAGGCTGTCGCTCGCCATGGTGGAGCGGCTGCTTGCCCAGGCGTCCCACGCACTTACCGCCGCGCACGCCGCGGGGGTGATCCACCGGGACCTCAAGCCCGCGAACCTGTTCCTGTCCCGCAGCGCGTCTGGCGAAGTGGTGAAGGTGCTGGACTTCGGGCTCGCGCTGCTGACCCAGGGTGGCGCCGCGCAGCCGCATCCGGACGAGGAGATGGCGGGGACGCCCCGGTACATGAGCCCCGAGCAGCTCCGGAGCCTGTCGCCCCGGCTGGACCATCGCTGTGACTTGTGGGCCCTGGCCGTGGTGGCCTACCGCGCGCTCACCGGGCAGCACCCGTTTCCGTTGGAGTCGCTGCGGCAGATGCGGCTGGGCAACACGCCGCCCGCGGCGGTGCCGCCCTCCACGTTGGTGCCCGAGCTGGGCGCGGAGGTGGATGCGTTCTTCGCGCGAGCCCTGGACCTGGAGCCGTCCGCGCGCTTCCAGTCCGCGCACGAGCTGTCCTCGGCCTTCTCCTCGCGCGTGGAGGCGGGGCGTCCGTTCCGGCCGGCCAAGGTGCTCGTGGTGGATGACGAGCCCGACGTCGCGGTGATGATGGAGCAGAGCTTCCGCAAGCAGATCCGCCGCTCCGTCTACCAGTTCCTCTTCGCGGCGGATGGCGAGGAGGCGCTGGAGGAGCTGCGCCAGCACCCGGACACGGCGGTCGTCCTGTGTGACATCAACATGCCCCGGATGGACGGGCTCACGTTCCTGTCGCGCGTGGGGGAGGTGAGCGCGCTCGTCCGCGTGGTCATCGTCTCGGCGTACGGCGACATGAGCAACCTGCGCACGGCGATGAACCGGGGGGCCTTCGACTTCATCACCAAGCCCATCGACTTCCCGGACCTGGAGGCCACGCTCGTCAAGACGCTCAAGCACGTGCGCGAGCTGCGGCGGACGGTGCGCTACACCGAGGAGAACGGCCTGTTGCGCATGTTCGTCCCGGGCGGCGTGCTGGAGCGCATCCCTCCCATGTTGCAGGGCACGGAGGCCATGGCCGGCGAGTGGGTGGAGGGCACCGTCGTCTTCATCGACGTGGATGGCTTCACGCCCGTGCTGCGCCAGGAGGCGCCCCCGGAGTCCCTGCGCCGCCTCAATGCCAACTTCGAGGCCATTGTCCCGGAGGTGCTCGCGCGCGGCGGCACCGTGGACAAGTTCGTGGGCGACGCGGTGATGGCCTTGTTCCGCGGCCCCGAGCATGTGGACCGCGCGATGGAGGCCTGTCTCGCCATCCGCCGACAACTGGAGACGCTTGCACTGCGTGGCGGAGAGTCAGCGCCCTATGCCCATGGCGTCTGCATGGGGCTGGACTCGGGCGACCTGGTGTCGGGGAGCATCGGCGCGAAGGCGTCCGGGCGGCTCGACTACACGGTGCTGGGGGATGCGGTGAACACGGCGGCGCGGCTCGCGTCGCTGGCCAGGCGAGGGCAGGTGCTCCTCAGCGACAGGACGCGGACGCGGGCTCGGGAGCCCTACGTCTACGCGCCCCTTGGAGAGCAGCAACTGCCGGGGACCGCCACGTCGCTCACCGTCTTCGAGCTGCTGCGAGGCGATGGGGCCAGGGCCGTGGCGCCCGAGGACACCACGCCCCTGGTGGGGAGCGTGGGCGTCTAG